The Sulfurospirillum halorespirans DSM 13726 genome has a window encoding:
- a CDS encoding branched-chain amino acid ABC transporter permease, with the protein MDLTMFMQQMINGFSLGSMYALIAIGYTMVYGVLRLINFAHGDIMMVGGFLGYFGIAVLGLPFGAAVILAIVGSALLGMASDRIAYRPLRSAPKISLLITAIGVSFFLENAFNVFFGGVPRAFPVPAYLEEVVNFMGLMMPVSAIIVPIITAFLLAVILWVLFKTKYGMAIRALAFDVGTVNLMGIDANRIITLVFGIGSALAAVGGIFWAVNYPSVEPMMGVLVGLKAFAAAVVGGIGSVGGAVLGGLIIGFTEVVVIAFFPELGGYKDAFAFIFLILILLFKPTGILGIDFEKSRF; encoded by the coding sequence TTGGATTTAACAATGTTTATGCAACAAATGATCAATGGCTTTAGCCTTGGTAGTATGTATGCGCTGATTGCCATTGGTTATACGATGGTATATGGAGTATTAAGACTCATTAACTTCGCGCATGGCGATATTATGATGGTGGGTGGATTTTTAGGTTATTTTGGTATTGCTGTACTGGGGCTTCCTTTTGGAGCAGCTGTTATTTTGGCTATTGTTGGCTCAGCGCTTTTGGGTATGGCGAGCGATCGCATTGCGTATCGACCGTTACGAAGTGCTCCTAAAATTTCACTTTTAATTACCGCTATTGGTGTCAGCTTTTTCCTTGAAAATGCGTTTAACGTCTTTTTTGGTGGCGTTCCTAGAGCGTTCCCTGTGCCTGCTTATTTGGAAGAAGTGGTTAACTTTATGGGCTTAATGATGCCTGTTTCAGCGATTATCGTGCCAATTATCACCGCATTTTTACTGGCAGTTATTTTATGGGTTTTGTTTAAAACAAAATATGGAATGGCAATTCGTGCCCTTGCTTTTGATGTTGGAACGGTCAATCTGATGGGCATTGATGCCAATCGTATCATCACCCTTGTTTTTGGTATAGGATCAGCGCTTGCCGCCGTCGGCGGTATCTTTTGGGCGGTGAATTACCCTTCCGTTGAGCCGATGATGGGTGTGCTTGTAGGACTCAAAGCGTTCGCCGCTGCGGTTGTTGGAGGTATTGGTAGTGTTGGAGGTGCCGTACTTGGAGGTTTAATTATCGGTTTTACGGAAGTCGTTGTGATTGCTTTCTTCCCTGAACTGGGTGGTTATAAAGATGCCTTTGCGTTTATTTTCCTGATCTTAATCCTTCTCTTTAAGCCTACAGGTATTTTGGGCATTGATTTTGAAAAAAGTAGGTTTTAA
- a CDS encoding ABC transporter ATP-binding protein gives MINVKNLHVYYGLIEAVKGIDFEVKEGQIVSLIGSNGAGKSSTLKALLNSVKKTGDINFLGYDTRNHKTHTLVQHGLSLVPEGRKIFINLTVEENLRMGAFNNDENYEHLRDTMYELFPRIKDKRYQLAGTMSGGEQQMLAISRALMGEPKLLMLDEPSLGLAPKIVGEVFEIIMRLRDEGITILLVEQNAFAALKISDYAYVLENGKIVMNGIAKEMIGDDTIRKKYLGG, from the coding sequence ATGATTAATGTTAAAAATTTACATGTCTATTATGGACTGATCGAGGCTGTTAAAGGGATTGATTTTGAGGTGAAAGAAGGGCAGATTGTCTCGTTGATTGGCTCCAATGGTGCGGGTAAAAGCTCAACGCTGAAAGCCCTTTTAAACAGCGTGAAAAAAACGGGCGATATTAATTTTCTAGGCTACGACACGCGTAATCATAAAACGCACACGCTGGTACAACATGGTCTTTCTTTGGTACCTGAGGGGCGTAAAATTTTCATCAACTTAACGGTTGAAGAAAACCTTCGTATGGGTGCGTTTAACAACGATGAAAACTACGAACACCTGCGCGATACGATGTATGAGCTTTTCCCTCGCATCAAAGACAAGCGCTATCAGCTTGCAGGAACGATGAGTGGTGGTGAACAACAGATGCTTGCGATCTCAAGGGCGCTTATGGGTGAGCCTAAACTTTTAATGTTGGATGAGCCGAGTCTTGGGCTTGCGCCAAAGATCGTTGGGGAAGTGTTTGAGATTATTATGCGATTACGCGATGAAGGCATTACGATTCTTTTGGTCGAGCAAAATGCCTTTGCGGCGCTTAAAATCTCAGACTATGCGTATGTGCTTGAAAATGGCAAAATTGTGATG
- a CDS encoding branched-chain amino acid ABC transporter permease, whose protein sequence is MLKKEQWLKISFVAITVWFIWFSNSHFDEYTIRILNNIAIFIILAVSYNLINGVTGQFSLEPNGFVAIGAYVAALLLTSPEAKQYQYAIVDPYPFVLTLHANFVVALLLGGAFAASLAACLSFPVFRVRGDYLAIVTLGFGFIIKILAINVPEVTNGSLGINDIPEFSNLYWTGGIAMIAVIVVLNIINSKFGRAMKAVRDDEDAAIAMGVNTFKAKTLAFCTSAFFEGVGGGLLAALLTSISPDLFDFFFTFQLLIIIVLGGLGSTTGAIIGTVLVMGGSEWMRFLDEPMNLLGYETTAMPGMRMVVFSLGLILIMLFAREGVMGKRELTDLLKWRRKGGK, encoded by the coding sequence ATGCTAAAAAAAGAACAGTGGCTTAAAATTTCATTTGTTGCCATTACCGTGTGGTTTATCTGGTTTTCAAATTCTCATTTTGATGAATACACGATTCGAATTTTAAATAACATCGCTATTTTTATTATCTTGGCGGTAAGTTACAATCTGATCAATGGTGTTACCGGTCAGTTTTCCTTGGAGCCCAATGGTTTTGTTGCCATCGGTGCGTATGTCGCAGCCCTTTTGTTAACAAGTCCTGAAGCAAAACAGTACCAATACGCGATCGTCGATCCCTATCCGTTTGTTTTAACCTTGCATGCGAATTTTGTGGTAGCGCTTCTTTTAGGAGGTGCTTTTGCCGCAAGCTTAGCAGCATGTCTCTCGTTTCCTGTGTTTCGAGTACGCGGCGATTACCTTGCTATCGTGACTCTTGGTTTTGGATTTATTATCAAAATTTTAGCGATTAACGTTCCTGAAGTGACCAATGGTTCTTTAGGTATCAATGACATTCCAGAGTTTTCCAATCTCTACTGGACGGGTGGCATCGCGATGATTGCGGTGATTGTTGTGCTGAACATCATCAACTCCAAATTTGGTCGTGCGATGAAAGCTGTCAGAGATGACGAAGATGCTGCGATTGCAATGGGTGTCAACACCTTTAAAGCCAAAACACTTGCTTTTTGTACGAGTGCCTTTTTTGAAGGCGTTGGCGGTGGACTTTTAGCGGCACTTCTGACGAGCATTTCTCCCGATCTTTTCGACTTTTTCTTTACGTTCCAACTACTTATCATCATCGTTTTGGGTGGTCTTGGCAGTACAACAGGCGCGATTATCGGTACGGTGCTTGTCATGGGAGGCAGTGAGTGGATGCGTTTCTTGGATGAGCCGATGAACCTCTTAGGGTACGAAACAACGGCAATGCCTGGTATGCGCATGGTTGTCTTCTCGCTTGGACTTATTTTGATTATGCTTTTTGCGCGTGAGGGCGTTATGGGAAAACGTGAGTTGACAGACCTCTTGAAATGGCGTAGAAAGGGTGGCAAATGA
- a CDS encoding ABC transporter ATP-binding protein, which yields MILKIDNVTKNFGGVTAIKETSFSVAPKEIFGLIGPNGAGKTTMFNIITGNYVPTSGEVIFRNEAISGLKPHHIVRKGIARTFQNIRLFSSMSVLDNILIGFDFQARYGFFESIIRFPRFITEERRIKARAMEILDYFDMSALAHEKAVDLSYGQQRKVEIARALATNPDLLLLDEPAAGMNPSETEELGDIIKKARVDFDLTVLLIEHDMKFVNQLCDKVLVLDYGKTIFEGKPADAIQDPEVIAAYLGDFHND from the coding sequence ATGATCTTGAAAATTGACAATGTCACGAAAAATTTTGGTGGCGTTACAGCCATCAAAGAGACCAGTTTTAGTGTAGCACCTAAAGAAATTTTTGGACTGATTGGTCCTAATGGTGCGGGTAAAACCACGATGTTTAACATCATTACGGGCAATTATGTCCCAACATCGGGTGAAGTGATTTTTAGAAACGAAGCGATTAGTGGGCTTAAGCCTCATCATATTGTTCGCAAAGGCATCGCACGAACCTTTCAAAACATCAGGCTTTTTTCAAGCATGAGTGTTTTAGACAATATTTTAATCGGGTTTGATTTCCAAGCACGCTATGGATTTTTTGAATCCATCATCCGTTTTCCTCGTTTTATCACAGAAGAGAGACGTATTAAAGCGCGTGCAATGGAAATTTTGGACTATTTTGACATGAGCGCATTGGCGCATGAAAAAGCGGTTGATCTCAGCTACGGACAACAACGCAAAGTAGAAATCGCGCGAGCACTTGCGACCAATCCAGACCTTTTGCTTCTTGATGAACCAGCAGCGGGCATGAATCCTTCTGAAACGGAAGAGCTTGGTGACATCATCAAAAAAGCACGTGTTGATTTTGATTTGACGGTTCTTTTAATCGAGCACGACATGAAATTTGTCAACCAACTGTGCGACAAAGTTTTAGTGCTGGATTATGGTAAAACAATTTTTGAGGGTAAACCCGCTGACGCGATTCAAGACCCTGAAGTGATAGCAGCGTATTTAGGAGATTTTCATAATGATTAA